In the genome of Cryptomeria japonica chromosome 8, Sugi_1.0, whole genome shotgun sequence, one region contains:
- the LOC131052999 gene encoding NDR1/HIN1-like protein 6 has protein sequence MARYERLYTSHKDNLKPGVYVIELPKDQVLRLPGPRTRKIEDASLPIRCKKHSSCLPWILRFLLFLIVLVVILVAILFLVFQPRIPKYSVEDIKVHEFNLSRELVVMDVIIRAKNPNKRIGIDYKNSNRLWVSHYETVMCRGSLPGFHQGHMNTSTLEARLTANGLHFPKELSSSIKDQQNDGDVHLNVGMDFPVTIKMGILKSMKFDFKVRCDLSVMRLLSNQTAGIQRGSCRLRI, from the coding sequence ATGGCTCGTTACGAAAGATTATATACATCACATAAGGATAACCTAAAACCAGGTGTTTATGTAATAGAATTACCTAAGGATCAAGTTCTTAGACTTCCAGGGCCCAGGACTAGAAAGATTGAAGATGCCTCTCTGCCAATTAGGTGTAAAAAGCATTCATCTTGCCTGCCCTGGATATTACGGTTTCTTCTCTTCTTAATTGTATTAGTGGTTATCCTTGTGGCCATTCTATTCTTAGTTTTCCAGCCAAGAATACCCAAATACTCTGTGGAGGATATTAAAGTACATGAATTCAATTTGAGCAGAGAGTTAGTTGTTATGGATGTTATAATCAGAGCGAAAAATCCGAACAAAAGGATTGGTATTGACTACAAAAATAGCAATCGTTTGTGGGTCTCCCACTATGAGACAGTTATGTGCAGGGGCAGTCTTCCTGGATTTCACCAGGGTCATATGAATACTAGTACTTTAGAGGCAAGACTTACAGCAAATGGGCTACATTTTCCTAAGGAGCTTAGTTCCAGTATAAAGGATCAGCAGAATGATGGAGATGTGCATTTGAATGTAGGGATGGATTTTCCCGTGACAATCAAAATGGGCATCTTAAAATCCATGAAATTTGATTTCAAGGTCCGATGTGACCTCAGTGTAATGAGGCTCTTGTCTAACCAGACTGCAGGAATTCAAAGAGGAAGCTGCAGGTTGAGAATATGA